A part of Brassica rapa cultivar Chiifu-401-42 chromosome A05, CAAS_Brap_v3.01, whole genome shotgun sequence genomic DNA contains:
- the LOC103869341 gene encoding uncharacterized protein LOC103869341 isoform X2, which produces MVLIPEEDEEEDKESYLGEDEEGEDKCSNEWRDVVAEGLQWWGGFDAVYEKYCERMLFFDRLTSQQLKESGIGVASCPSTPSPRSATKKLPSPFRCLSLKKMDLPEEDMDPLQQTGVDPCQDLETAYVAQLCLTWEALHCQYTQLSHLISCQPEMLTCYNHTAQQFQQFLVLLQRYIENEPFEHGTRSELYARARNAMPKLLQAPKIQGTDKKEMEKDTEFMVLAEDLIKLLESSILTFNVFLKMDKKKPNGVTNLFGNHNNMNSTTPLQLVQSSIEKKRVKAKELSKKTKGLRKKSWPQTWEGVQLLFAAIDIKLATRVLRMGKISKEQLLWCEEKMKKLNFSSGKLQRHPSPILFPSC; this is translated from the exons ATGGTCTTGATCcctgaagaagacgaagaagaagacaaggagtCTTATCTAggtgaagatgaagaaggagaagacaaGTGTTCAAATGAGTGGAGAGATGTTGTCGCTGAAGGACTTCAATGGTGGGGAGGCTTCGATGCTGTCTATGAAAAGTATTGCGAGCGTATGCTCTTCTTTGATCGCTTAACCTCCCAACAGCTTAAAGAATCTG GCATTGGAGTTGCTTCATGTCCTTCAACTCCATCCCCAAGATCTGCAACTAAGAAGCTGCCATCGCCTTTTCGATGTCTTTCTCTCAAGAAAATGGATCTCCCCGAGGAAGATATGGACCCTTTGCAGCAGACGGGGGTCGACCCTTGTCAAGATCTTGAGACAGCGTATGTTGCTCAGCTCTGCCTCACTTGGGAGGCACTTCACTGTCAGTACACTCAGCTGAGCCACTTGATCTCATGCCAACCCGAAATGCTGACTTGCTACAACCATACCGCTCAGCAGTTTCAGCAGTTCCTGGTGTTACTGCAGAGGTACATTGAGAACGAACCGTTTGAGCATGGGACAAGATCTGAGCTATACGCTCGTGCCAGAAACGCAATGCCTAAGCTACTTCAAGCTCCCAAGATTCAAG GGACAGATAAAAAGGAGATGGAGAAAGATACAGAGTTCATGGTCCTAGCTGAGGATCTCATCAAACTCCTTGAGAGCTCAATCCTTACATTCAACGTTTTCTTGAAGATGGATAAGAAGAAACCAAATGGGGTTACCAACTTGTTTGGGAACCATAACAATATGAATTCTACAACCCCTTTGCAGCTAGTTCAGTCATCTATTGAAAAG AAGAGGGTGAAAGCGAAGGAGCTATCCAAGAAGACAAAAGGGCTGAGAAAGAAGTCTTGGCCTCAAACATGGGAAGGTGTTCAGCTCTTGTTTGCTGCCATTGACATCAAACTAGCAACAAGGGTTTTGAGAATGGGGAAAATCAGTAAAGAGCAGCTACTATGGTGTgaagagaagatgaagaaactcAACTTTTCTTCCGGGAAGCTTCAAAGACACCCATCTCCTATTCTTTTCCCTTCTTGTTGA
- the LOC103869340 gene encoding putative BPI/LBP family protein At3g20270, whose product MSMNRNKDKVVLTIKDDSPFSYLQEDVLVEILNRVPISDWEHISSVRKQWADLFRGEGLWQAALNRAYPLASKTQRWTGPIRQGSSKRRFMALYISKNILGVETDIDEMLGHIFLFLKDQLQLSTTPASGVLHGTMIDQLIVSGKSKEEADELVTKIWLALLDNIEDTKHTFLVLKSIAQEYDGFLPYPYSRPIKVQWKVFEKLFVDFRDLLFDHSEYCDLIGIAKKKFPTLPHLWLATNPNFFKKMILTKVITSLALFVLSISPSLAQAKDGGHVSLLVSETGLDLAKDFLIHKVISTTLPLQLPEIEKKVKIPLIGKVQMGLTNIKIYAVDVRSSRVETGGDGIVLSVSGATADVSMDWSYAYKASFFHIADHGVASVKVKGMDLRTTVSLVGENGSLKIASRDSDCKVKSIGIHINGGASWLYQGVVDAFEKKIISTVEETVSNKILEKMKKLDAKLQSLPKEGKIDDNVAVNLTFTGSPVLDDSSVEVGINGLFMANGDGGKKVSGSISPFLTPRVKRMVGISIEEEVFNSATLVYFIAKRMHVDIQETKNGSALSTSDWKLILPELYKQYPNVKMMLNMTVTSPPAVNITKNGIDAIIDLEISIDVQNSGAVLSVARISVVLDVGGTAEIAANNLAGSLRLKGFNATMTWSKLGDLQANYIQDVVSTILESLFLPYVNTRLMRGFPLPFTHGFKIKNTEIVYVENGVMVCSDVAFG is encoded by the exons ATGTCAATGAACCGAAACAAAGACAAGGTTGTCCTAACAATAAAAGATGATAGTCCCTTTAGCTATCTTCAAGAAGATGTCTTGGTAGAGATATTAAACAGAGTTCCAATATCAGACTGGGAACATATCTCCTCCGTTAGAAAGCAGTGGGCTGATTTGTTCCGTGGAGAAGGCTTATGGCAAGCTGCTCTGAACCGGGCGTATCCTCTTGCCAGCAAAACTCAGAGATGGACTGGACCAATACGCCAAGGATCAAGCAAACG GAGATTTATGGCTTTATACATAAGCAAAAACATATTAGGTGTGGAGACAGACATAGATGAAATGCTTGGACATATTTTCTTATTCTTGAAAGATCAGCTTCAGCTTTCAACTACTCCTGCTTCAGGCGTCCTGCACGGAACCATGATCG ACCAATTGATTGTTAGTGGCAAATCAAAAGAAGAAGCTGATGAGCTCGTTACCAAAATCTGGCTGGCTCTTCTCGACAATATAGAGGACACTAAACATACCTTTCTTGTTCTGAAATCCATTGCACAAGAATATGAT GGGTTTCTTCCGTATCCATATTCAAGACCGATCAAAGTACAATGGAAAGTGTTTGAGAAACTGTTTGTAGACTTCCGCGACTTGTTGTTTGATCACTCAGAGTATTGCGACTTAATAGGAATCGCCAAGAAGAAGTTTCCGACATTACCTCATCTTTGGTTAG CAACAAACCCCAACTTCTTCAAAAAAATGATTCTCACGAAAGTGATAACGTCCCTCGCTCTCTTCGTCCTCTCTATCTCACCGTCCTTGGCGCAGGCCAAAGACGGCGGACACGTGTCGTTACTCGTCTCCGAAACGGGTCTTGACTTAGCCAAAGACTTCCTCATCCACAAGGTGATATCCACGACGCTTCCGCTTCAGCTACCTGAGATCGAGAAGAAGGTTAAGATCCCTTTGATAGGGAAAGTACAGATGGGTCTGACGAATATAAAGATTTACGCGGTTGATGTTCGGTCGTCGAGGGTCGAGACCGGAGGAGATGGAATCGTTTTGAGTGTTTCGGGGGCGACGGCAGATGTGAGCATGGACTGGTCGTATGCTTATAAAGCTTCCTTCTTTCATATTGCTGATCATGGAGTTGCTTCTGTTAAG GTTAAAGGAATGGATTTGAGAACCACTGTCAGTTTGGTTGGTGAAAATGGAAGTCTGAAGATTGCTTCAAGGGATAGTGATTGTAAAGTGAAGAGCATTGGTATTCATATCAATGGTGGTGCTTCTTGGCTATATCAAGG GGTGGTTGATGCGTTTGAGAAGAAGATTATTTCAACGGTTGAAGAGACAGTTTCTAATAAGattttggagaagatgaagaagcttgATGCTAAGTTGCAATCACTTCCAAAAGAGGGAAAGATTGATGACAATGTTGCAGTGAACCTCACTTTTACAGGAAGCCCAGTGTTGGATGATTCTTCTGTTGAAGTTGGAATCAATGGTTTGTTCATGGCAAATGGCGATGGTGGTAAAAAAGTTTCAGGATCTATATCTCCTTTCTTGACTCCCAGGGTTAAAAGAATGGTGGGAATTTCCATAGAAGAAGAAGTTTTCAACTCTGCAACACTTGTCTACTTCATT GCAAAGAGGATGCATGTGGATATCCAGGAAACGAAGAACGGGTCGGCTCTAAGCACATCAGACTGGAAACTCATACTTCCAGAGCTCTACAAACAATATCCAAATGTTAAAATGATGCTTAACATGACGGTAACGTCTCCGCCTGCTGTTAACATCACAAAGAATGGCATTGATGCAATCATTGATCTAGAGATATCAATCGATGTCCAAAACTCTGGAGCTGTCCTGTCCGTAGCACGCATATCAGTG GTTCTGGATGTTGGAGGTACTGCAGAAATAGCAGCGAACAATTTAGCAGGTAGCCTCAGATTAAAAGGTTTCAATGCGACGATGACGTGGAGTAAACTTGGAGATCTTCAAGCAAACTATATTCAG GATGTGGTGTCGACGATTCTTGAATCCTTGTTTCTGCCGTACGTAAACACACGCCTTATGAGAGGTTTCCCTTTGCCGTTTACGCACGGTTTCAAGATCAAAAACACAGAGATTGTCTATGTTGAAAATGGCGTAATGGTCTGCAGTGATGTCGCATTTGGTTAG
- the LOC117134387 gene encoding uncharacterized protein LOC117134387, with protein MNLLCPSWSYCSNHLADPDGRIILIWKHPLTISIAHQSRQSMTCQVVCPTAPSFYFTAVYAGNTVEERSELWVELLDLHATLNLGSYPWLVGGDFNEIRHPTEHSAPSSAQITNPMIDFYSCLHQLEIQDLRYHGEKFTWSNKQPDTPIAKKLDRALINEHWLNSYPRSLALFLAPEILDHTPCYIEPDRPRPQAGTKPFKFFNYLTLHPDFLKLVAETWVLSLRHPNSANFSAERALLEKLQFLKKIEEEYYKQLSRINWLKCGDQNTSYFHKVAKARKAFNSIIILISISGIEVTSPEDIGNLAVAHFLNILGPPTPQTTPL; from the exons ATGAACCTCCTATGCCCGTCTTGGTCTTACTGCTCAAATCATCTCGCTGACCCTGACGGAAGGATCATTCTAATCTGGAAGCACCCTCTCACTATCTCGATTGCACACCAGTCTAGGCAATCTATGACCTGTCAGGTTGTCTGCCCCACTGCCCCTTCCTTCTACTTCACAGCAGTCTATGCAGGCAACACTGTCGAAGAACGAAGCGAGCTGTGGGTAGAGCTCCTAGACCTCCATGCTACTCTCAACTTAGGCTCTTACCCCTGGCTTGTTGGAGGTGATTTTAACGAAATAAGGCATCCAACTGAGCACTCAGCGCCTTCCTCAGCGCAAATTACCAACCCCATGATCGATTTCTACTCTTGTCTTCATCAGTTGGAAATCCAAGACCTGAGATATCATGGAGAGAAATTCACCTGGTCAAACAAACAGCCAGACACTCCCATAGCCAAGAAGTTGGATCGTGCCCTAATAAATGAACATTGGTTAAACTCATACCCTCGTAGCCTCGCGCTGTTCCTTGCCCCCGAGATTTTGGATCACACGCCTTGCTATATTGAACCAGACCGCCCCCGTCCCCAAGCTGGAACTAAACCCTTCAAGTTCTTCAACTACCTCACCCTTCACCCTGACTTCCTTAAACTGGTTGCTGAAACCTGG GTACTCTCCCTCCGCCACCCCAACTCAGCTAACTTTTCTGCAGAGAGAGCCCTCCTAGAGAAACTTCAGTTCCTGAAAAAGATTGAAGAAGAATACTATAAGCAATTGTCCAGAATCAATTGGCTGAAATGTGGTGATCAGAACACTAGCTACTTTCACAAGGTTGCTAAAGCTAGGAAGGCCTTCAACTCTATCATCATCCTTATTAGTATTTCTGGCATTGAAGTAACCTCACCTGAAGATATTGGTAATCTCGCGGTGGCACACTTCTTGAACATTCTTGGCCCGCCTACTCCACAAACGACTCCCTTATGA
- the LOC103869341 gene encoding uncharacterized protein LOC103869341 isoform X1 translates to MDFLKVRNFLKSRKPNQRKEKDEQEQARSDNTVPCVTDSTKGDENEDEEDDDFITNEVKRRLKELRRNSFMVLIPEEDEEEDKESYLGEDEEGEDKCSNEWRDVVAEGLQWWGGFDAVYEKYCERMLFFDRLTSQQLKESGIGVASCPSTPSPRSATKKLPSPFRCLSLKKMDLPEEDMDPLQQTGVDPCQDLETAYVAQLCLTWEALHCQYTQLSHLISCQPEMLTCYNHTAQQFQQFLVLLQRYIENEPFEHGTRSELYARARNAMPKLLQAPKIQGTDKKEMEKDTEFMVLAEDLIKLLESSILTFNVFLKMDKKKPNGVTNLFGNHNNMNSTTPLQLVQSSIEKKRVKAKELSKKTKGLRKKSWPQTWEGVQLLFAAIDIKLATRVLRMGKISKEQLLWCEEKMKKLNFSSGKLQRHPSPILFPSC, encoded by the exons ATGGATTTCTTGAAAGTTCGAAACTTTCTCAAGTCAAGGAAGCCAAACCAAAGGAAGGAGAAAGATGAGCAAGAACAAGCAAGGAGTGACAACACAGTACCTTGTGTGACTGATTCCACCAAAGGAGATGAGAACGAAGACGAGGAAGACGATGATTTCATCACCAATGAGGTTAAGAGAAGGCTTAAGGAGTTGAGAAGAAACAGCTTCATGGTCTTGATCcctgaagaagacgaagaagaagacaaggagtCTTATCTAggtgaagatgaagaaggagaagacaaGTGTTCAAATGAGTGGAGAGATGTTGTCGCTGAAGGACTTCAATGGTGGGGAGGCTTCGATGCTGTCTATGAAAAGTATTGCGAGCGTATGCTCTTCTTTGATCGCTTAACCTCCCAACAGCTTAAAGAATCTG GCATTGGAGTTGCTTCATGTCCTTCAACTCCATCCCCAAGATCTGCAACTAAGAAGCTGCCATCGCCTTTTCGATGTCTTTCTCTCAAGAAAATGGATCTCCCCGAGGAAGATATGGACCCTTTGCAGCAGACGGGGGTCGACCCTTGTCAAGATCTTGAGACAGCGTATGTTGCTCAGCTCTGCCTCACTTGGGAGGCACTTCACTGTCAGTACACTCAGCTGAGCCACTTGATCTCATGCCAACCCGAAATGCTGACTTGCTACAACCATACCGCTCAGCAGTTTCAGCAGTTCCTGGTGTTACTGCAGAGGTACATTGAGAACGAACCGTTTGAGCATGGGACAAGATCTGAGCTATACGCTCGTGCCAGAAACGCAATGCCTAAGCTACTTCAAGCTCCCAAGATTCAAG GGACAGATAAAAAGGAGATGGAGAAAGATACAGAGTTCATGGTCCTAGCTGAGGATCTCATCAAACTCCTTGAGAGCTCAATCCTTACATTCAACGTTTTCTTGAAGATGGATAAGAAGAAACCAAATGGGGTTACCAACTTGTTTGGGAACCATAACAATATGAATTCTACAACCCCTTTGCAGCTAGTTCAGTCATCTATTGAAAAG AAGAGGGTGAAAGCGAAGGAGCTATCCAAGAAGACAAAAGGGCTGAGAAAGAAGTCTTGGCCTCAAACATGGGAAGGTGTTCAGCTCTTGTTTGCTGCCATTGACATCAAACTAGCAACAAGGGTTTTGAGAATGGGGAAAATCAGTAAAGAGCAGCTACTATGGTGTgaagagaagatgaagaaactcAACTTTTCTTCCGGGAAGCTTCAAAGACACCCATCTCCTATTCTTTTCCCTTCTTGTTGA
- the LOC103869397 gene encoding vegetative cell wall protein gp1 → MVNINVAHIKCKVNCTKPLPRSAEIERDNGEIVTVDIDYPWTPPICPCCNEVGHLETHCPSAKWKPSKNVPAKDKPSKAAPSPAVPVPAAPSPPTDCSLVTPVLPPGPSQTDSMAWEPSVTTSEAQALPTASQEVSPNVVDLSTDSGPSVLPGGPSPSLPPIIPHHPFLPTPVSVDGILLTPPSSPPSPPAAVFSQASSENSYSPPSKITHLLALPAVHHSRPINTKFFKKPPSPSHSLPPSKSILSLNPFACLALQSSTPSTVTESAPSLDPPPLSPPSFTSITPAVGSFLSEGETHNL, encoded by the coding sequence ATGGTCAACATTAATGTAGCGCACATTAAATGTAAAGTCAATTGCACCAAACCTCTTCCAAGGAGTGCAGAAATTGAAAGAGATAATGGTGAAATAGTTACTGTGGACATTGACTACCCATGGACCCCTCCTATTTGTCCCTGCTGCAATGAAGTGGGTCATCTGGAGACTCACTGCCCCTCTGCTAAATGGAAACCTTCTAAGAATGTGCCTGCTAAGGATAAACCTTCAAAGGCCGCTCCCTCGCCTGCTGTTCCGGTTCCAGCTGCTCCGTCTCCACCAACTGACTGCAGCCTGGTTACACCAGTTCTCCCTCCCGGCCCATCTCAGACAGACTCAATGGCTTGGGAACCCTCGGTTACTACTTCTGAGGCTCAGGCTCTCCCTACTGCCTCTCAGGAGGTTTCCCCCAATGTAGTAGACCTTTCTACTGATTCTGGTCCCTCAGTTCTCCCCGGCGGCCCCTCTCCTTCTTTACCTCCCATTATCCCTCACCACCCTTTCCTCCCTACGCCGGTCTCTGTCGATGGAATTTTATTAACTCCGCCGTCGTCACCTCCCTCACCCCCGGCCGCTGTGTTTTCCCAGGCCTCTTCTGAAAATTCTTATTCACCTCCCAGCAAAATAACCCATCTTCTTGCCCTCCCCGCTGTCCATCATTCCCGCCCCATCAacacaaaattttttaaaaaaccacCCTCCCCTTCTCATTCCCTCCCACCCTCTAAATCCATCTTGTCTCTTAACCCGTTTGCCTGCCTTGCGCTCCAATCCTCTACCCCATCTACCGTCACTGAATCAGCCCCTTCTCTTGATCCTCCGCCCCTTTCACCTCCTTCCTTCACCTCCATTACCCCCGCAGTGGGTTCTTTCCTATCAGAAGGAGAGACCCACAacctataa